CGATCCCAGCGTCAGAAATGCCATTCTAGATGCGGCGTTGCAACTATTAGCTGAAGAAGGCTATACGCGAATGTCGATGGATGCCGTTGCAAAAAAAGCGGGGGTCACGAAGCCAACAGTATATCGCCGGTGGAAAACCAAGGAGAAATTGGCAATGGCGGCAATTGAGCAGTTGCTCGGAGATGAGGCACCCCCCCGCCCCCATCCGGCACCCTCAGCTCTTCGATCAATCCTCGGCACTCTACAAAAAACACTCTTCAGGCCTGACGGAATGCCTATCATCGGTGCCGTCATGGTCGAACAGCGCCACACGCGAGACCTAATTAACCACTTCCGGGAGAGGGTAGTCCAACCACGCCGAATGATGCTGCAGGAGGTACTCAAACACGCCGAAAAACGTGGAGACCTCCGCCCCAAGGCAGACATCGATGCAGCCGTCAACATGCTCATCGGTTCGTTTTACGCCCATTATCTAACTGACGAAAAGATCCCAGCAACGTGGGCTCGTCGGATCGTCGATACCGTATGGAAGGGAATCGCAGCAACCGACGGGGAGCGTGAGATTCGCAAACACTGACATGGAGTCCCCAGGTCAAGCTATTAAAATACCGTGCGCCCCACATCGGTAACCGGTGTATTCTGTCCGCTCCTGTGGACCTCTGACAAAGGTTTCTATCGGTAGTCGTGCTCGGCATAACCACGCACACTTGAGGGGAAAGTTTCAGATGAATAAGTCTAAATCGACGTTGGGTCTGGCCATCATTGCTGTGATCTTCCTCATTCCGTCATCCACAGCAGCACAAGAACCTGTTTACTGGGACGTCGTCGATGACATTCGGTCCGAAGGGTTTGACAACTCTCACGTCATGGAGAGCGCGGGCTATCTGGCCGATGTCATTGGCCCACGTTTCACCGGTTCTCCAAACATGCGCCAAGCACAAGAATGGGCCTTGGCCCGCATGACCGAATTCGGTCTCTCCAGCGTCGAGAAAGAAGCTTGGGGTGAGGAGACCGTGGGTTGGGAGATTCAACGGGTGTCGGTGCACATGACCGCGCCCGATTACCAGATGGTGATCGCCTACCCGTTCGCCTTGACTCCCGGTACGAGTGGGCCCATCGTGACGAATGCCGTTATCGCAACCATCCGGACCTCTGAAGATTTTGACCGGTATCGGGGTCAGCTCGACGGAGCTGTCGTCCTATCCACACCACCGATGCCAATGGGTCCACGTTTCACACAAGACGCGTTCCGGCACGACGAGGAATCACTAGGCGTCTTTGAAACCGAGGGAATTGACCTCCTGATTCGCCGCCATGCGAGAGGCCAGCTCGAGCAATCGAACTTTCAGCGGGAGGAAATCTCTGCTGACGAAGTTGAAGACTTCTACAAGGCTGAAGGAGTGGCCGTGGTGCTCACGGCGAGCATCGGAAGTGACGGCACTGTGTATGCAACCGGACATCCGACGACACGGAACAGGCGAACCCGCGCAGGGATCCAGAGCGCGCTACCGACACTCGCCGTTGCGACGGAGCACTATAACCGTATCTACCGGATTCTCGAGCGTGGTATCCCGGTCACAATGGACGTCGACATTCGCATCGGTTTCGACGAATCGGATCCAACGGGCTACAACATCATTGGGGAAATTCCAGGAACTGACCTAGCCGATGAAGTCGTGATGATCGGTGCGCACATAGATTCCTGGCATACCGGCACCGGCGCTACTGACAACGCGAGCGGTGTGTCCGTTGTGCTCGAGGCAATGCGCATTCTCAAGGCTATCGGCGCTCAGCCACGGCGCACGATTCGCGTAGCGCTCTGGAGCCAGGAAGAGCTTGGCCACAGGGGTTCTCGGGGCTACATACGACACCACTTCGGAGAAGACGGTGTCTACACACCCGACTACGATAAGTTCTCGGTCTATTTCAACATGGACAACGGCACGGGCCAGTTCCGTGGCGTCCACACTCAGGGCAACGCCCAAGCGACACCGATCCTCCAAGCCTGGATGACCCCGTTTCATGACCTACAGGTGAAGACAATCTCTCTCTTCAGTAACACGGGAACCGATCATCTGTCCTATAACAGGGTGGGACTACCCGGATTCCAATTCATCCAAGACCGGATCGACTACCGAGCAAGAACCCACCACTTCAACATGGACGTCTACGATAGGCTCCTTCCACGCGACCTGATGATTAACTCGGTAGTCATGGCGAGCTTCGCGTATCACGCCGCGATGAGAGAGGGAACGTTCCCTCGGCCCCGTACCGACTAAACGGCCGACTGAGCGCTTGGCCGATTAGATGGACTCGTGACGAGGCCTGTCGAGGTGAGGCTGTGTACTATAACTTCTAATGTCGCCAGCCTTAGCTCGTGCTCAACCGACAAACTCAGACAGAGCGCGGCGGCCTTAAACCCCGTCGCGACAGGGTTTAGACTTCCCCTCCAGGCTCGCTACACCGGTCCGCTGCCCGAATAGGCAATTCGGTGGTTGCTCCGTCAGATTTCGGCTATGATGCCCGTACGTGGGACCCATTTCTCCAAATTCGAAGGAGTTCGACAATGACCGCGCACGCACGACGAGACGGTGACGGAATTAGCCGACGAAATTTTTCCCGCTTATTGGCCGTCGGTGGCTCAGCTGCCCTCCTCGGCAAAACGGGTATTGCATTTGAACGGCCGGCGCCACTCCCCCAGACCCCAGCCTCGCCTGATGAAGCTTTCTGGCGGTCCGTGCGCGAGCAGTTCCCAATGCCGACGAATATCAGCGTTATGAATGCGGCCAATCTCTGCCCATCCTCGCTGCCGGCTCTTGAGGCAATGTACGAAAACACAAAGGACGTGGATGGCAATCCATCGTTCCAGAACCGTGCCAAGATGGGAGAGGGCAAGGTTAATACGCGTAAAATCCTTGCCGATTATCTACACACGACGCCAGAACAGATCGTTATAACCCGCAACACAAGCGAGGGCAATAACCTAGTATCGAGTGGCGTCGAACTCACAGCGAACGACGAAGTCATCATCTTCAACCACAACCATCCCAGCAACAACGTGGCCTGGAAGGAAAAGGCGAAACGCTACGGCTTTACGGTAACCGAGCTCGAAGTTGTAAATCCTCATCCGGGACCCGATTACTACATTGATCTCGTTCGTCGCTCGATCACAGCGCGTACCAAGCTCCTGTCGTTCACACATCTAACAAATACGGTGGGCGACCTTTTCCCAGCAAAAGCACTTTGTCAGTTGGCCCACGAGCATGGTGTCCTGGTTCTCGTGGACGGCGCGCAAAGCTTTGGACTAATGGACGTCAACCTCAGCGACATGCAGCCAGATTTCTACACGGGTAGCGCACATAAGTGGCCGTGTGGTCCAAAAGAAACAGGCGTTCTCTTTATCAACAATCGAACACACGACAAGATCTGGCCAAGTATTCACAGTGCCGGACGGGGAGACGTCGGTATCTCGCGGACTTTCGAGAGTTTTGGCCAACGTGATGAACCAGCAATTATCGCTTTCGGCGAGGCACTAAGATTCCAACAGCGGATCGGCATGAAGACGGTCCAAGCCCGTTCCCAAGAATTGGCTCAGTCATTGATGGAACAGCTTAGGACAATCGAAGGCGTGACCTTAACGACAAGCCAGGACCCGACACTGTCTCAGGCTGTCGTGGTCTTCGAAGTCACCGGTATCGATGCAAGGAAACTGTACAACGCGCTTTACGACAACGAGAAGATAGGCACCGCGGGTCGTGCTAACGGCTTACGAATTTCGCCGCACTTCTACAATCTCCATTCTGAGATCGACCGTACCGTTGCGGCAATAAAGCATTACATGACGACTGGTGTGTAGGGAATCGCTTTCCACTGAAGCCTAACGGATGCCGGGTCTTGACAACCCCTGGCACTGCCCTTTCTGAGGGTTCACTCTCCCCCCTCAGGGGATCCTACGGCGAACGTGGGGCCTCTCCTCAGCTCTCTGCAGTGAACACTAACTGCCGATCGGCTGTAGACGCTGGCTCGATGCAAACTAACGTAGGGGCGGAGAGTGCGAGATGGCTGATGAGAAGGATCGTAATAATTGCACCGTGAACCCTCATGTCTAAGACGCTAACGATCACTGACAATCGCACCGGGAAGCAATACGAGATTCCGATTGAGCACGGCGCGATCCGTGCCATGGACCTGCGTCAAATCAAGACGAATGCTGACGATTTTGGTCTTAAGACATACGACCCGGCGTTGATGAACACCGCTAACTGTGTAAGTCGAAT
This genomic window from Vicinamibacterales bacterium contains:
- a CDS encoding aminotransferase class V-fold PLP-dependent enzyme, which codes for MTAHARRDGDGISRRNFSRLLAVGGSAALLGKTGIAFERPAPLPQTPASPDEAFWRSVREQFPMPTNISVMNAANLCPSSLPALEAMYENTKDVDGNPSFQNRAKMGEGKVNTRKILADYLHTTPEQIVITRNTSEGNNLVSSGVELTANDEVIIFNHNHPSNNVAWKEKAKRYGFTVTELEVVNPHPGPDYYIDLVRRSITARTKLLSFTHLTNTVGDLFPAKALCQLAHEHGVLVLVDGAQSFGLMDVNLSDMQPDFYTGSAHKWPCGPKETGVLFINNRTHDKIWPSIHSAGRGDVGISRTFESFGQRDEPAIIAFGEALRFQQRIGMKTVQARSQELAQSLMEQLRTIEGVTLTTSQDPTLSQAVVVFEVTGIDARKLYNALYDNEKIGTAGRANGLRISPHFYNLHSEIDRTVAAIKHYMTTGV
- a CDS encoding TetR/AcrR family transcriptional regulator; the protein is MIPSTETVTRTKPGRPVDPSVRNAILDAALQLLAEEGYTRMSMDAVAKKAGVTKPTVYRRWKTKEKLAMAAIEQLLGDEAPPRPHPAPSALRSILGTLQKTLFRPDGMPIIGAVMVEQRHTRDLINHFRERVVQPRRMMLQEVLKHAEKRGDLRPKADIDAAVNMLIGSFYAHYLTDEKIPATWARRIVDTVWKGIAATDGEREIRKH
- a CDS encoding M20/M25/M40 family metallo-hydrolase, with translation MNKSKSTLGLAIIAVIFLIPSSTAAQEPVYWDVVDDIRSEGFDNSHVMESAGYLADVIGPRFTGSPNMRQAQEWALARMTEFGLSSVEKEAWGEETVGWEIQRVSVHMTAPDYQMVIAYPFALTPGTSGPIVTNAVIATIRTSEDFDRYRGQLDGAVVLSTPPMPMGPRFTQDAFRHDEESLGVFETEGIDLLIRRHARGQLEQSNFQREEISADEVEDFYKAEGVAVVLTASIGSDGTVYATGHPTTRNRRTRAGIQSALPTLAVATEHYNRIYRILERGIPVTMDVDIRIGFDESDPTGYNIIGEIPGTDLADEVVMIGAHIDSWHTGTGATDNASGVSVVLEAMRILKAIGAQPRRTIRVALWSQEELGHRGSRGYIRHHFGEDGVYTPDYDKFSVYFNMDNGTGQFRGVHTQGNAQATPILQAWMTPFHDLQVKTISLFSNTGTDHLSYNRVGLPGFQFIQDRIDYRARTHHFNMDVYDRLLPRDLMINSVVMASFAYHAAMREGTFPRPRTD